CCAGTTTTGGAACTTCCTCAAGCATTTCACTGAGAATACCATAAAGTTTGGCCAGTATATCATCATAACTAATTTTCATCCAGTCACCTCATAAAAGAAAGGTACAAGGTTAAAGGTATATAAGGCGTAAGGCGCAGTGGGGACACCATCAGAACAAGTCTGCTAACCCGTAAACCTTATGCCGTATACCATACACCGTTCACAATCACTACCATTTCATAGTTCTCTGCAGGCCTTCTCCCAAACTGACTTTTGGCTGCCAGCCGGTCTGAGCTATTATTGCCTGATTATCACAAACCCAGTCAGGATGAAGCAGCTCACATATTTTCCCGGGGGTCAGCATCGGCTGTTTCCCCGTCAATCGTGATATAAACTGATTCATATTTGCCGATAGAGACAACAGTGACAAAGGCAGATGAAGTTTTATCAATTTTTTAGCCCGTAATCGAGAAAAAAGCACAACCACTTCATCCCAGCTATAACCGCCAGGCTGACCATCATGAAGTTCATATATTGTCTGTGACCATTCAGGTTGTTCGAGGAAGGATTGAATTGCAGCTGCCAGATCATCAACATATAACATGGAAAAACGTGCCTGGCGCTCTCCCGCCAGCAGGGCAACGCCTTTTTCCATCAGCCGAAAAAGCGGCAACATTTCACGGTCTCCGGGACCATAAACCGCCGGCGGCCGCAAAGCTATCCAGGGCATCTCACCGGCAACCAGCGCCAACTGCCGCTCACCTTCTTTTTTGCTGGCCGCATATGCTGACAGTTGTGGTTCACGGGCTGCCAACGATGAGAGAAGAAGGAATGAAGGTTTTTCAGCCATCTCCCGGGTTACGCGTACCAAAGAGGTGACCCCTTCGGCATTAACCCGGTTAAAATGTTTGGCATGGGCCCCACGAACCGCTCCGGCGCAATGGATAACAACCCTGGAGCCTCTAACCAACTGCCGCAAACTTGAGAAATCCTCTAAAGTTCCTTCAATAATTTCCAGTTTATCAAGAGTGGAAAGCCGCATCCGGGCCTGCGATGAAGAACGAGCCAACCCTCTCACCCGCCAACCGGCAAGCGTCAACCGTCTGGCAACAGCACTGCCAATAAAACCGGTCACCCCGGTAATTGCAATAACTCCATTTCTCTCGGTCACTACTGTTTCGTTGGCAGTCATACTGATTTATTTGACCAATGCTACAGACATCCACAATAGTTTTCAACAAGTGAATACAAAGCTTCTCTACTCTTCAGTATATGTTATCTCAACTTTCTGAGTTGACCTAAAAACAGTTGAAATAAATCTCCAGGGATGTTCCGGCATGGCTCTCGCTCATTCTCGCCGTCCGTCTATGGCCGGCTTGTGAGGACACCGCTAAAGCAATGTCCCCGATTGTCCGCCGCGAATCACATCGTGTGATTCGTTCGGCGGCCAATACCGCTATGAGCCAGGCCCGAACATCCGGTAATATGTCCCTGGCAACGCAAGTCAGAAAGTTGAGATGTTATAGAAGTAATTTTTACAAAAAACCGATAAAAATGAAAAAAGGAATGAAGGATTAGATGGCTTGAGCTGAAATTTCCGGAAACGAGTACAGTGTTTCAGCGAGGGAAGCCTTGCTACCGGCGTGACGAACCATAAAACCGGAACGGGCACCTGAACGGGATAATTTTCCGGAAGTCGTCCGGGGAAGGGTATTGCGAGGAACAAGCTCTAGCAGACATTCTATCCCTAATTCCCTTTTGAGAAGGCCGTGAAGACGATGAGCAAGATCAGAATAGACATCCTTATCCAACTCACGACATTGAACCACCAATACCGCTTTTTCAGCACCATCATGACCGGATATGGAAAAAGCTGATGCATCGCCGGTTCTGACTTCAGGCTGTTGTTCGGCAAAAAATTCAAGGTCCTGCGGCCAGATGTTCCTGCCGTTAATAATAATCAAATCTTTCTGGCGCCCGGTCACCACCAGGCTGCCATTTAATAAATAAGCCATATCTCCGGTATTGAGCCAGCCATCAGCAGACAGCACCTCCTGAGTTTCATCCTCTTTACCGAAATAGCCTTCCATCACACTGCCGCCACGAACAAAAAGGGTTCCACAATGTCGCTCAGGCAGAACATTACCATCATTATCACGAATTTCCACTTCATAACCCGGCAGGGGATTGCCACAAACAACAAAACGGTTCGTTTGCTGCCTGTCTTCAACAGAATTTTTATCTATCGGCAAAAATTCCCGACTCTGATCTGTAAAATCATTGCCATTTACTTCATCAACTATCAAGCCACGACCCAATGGCACAAAACTGACTGCCAATGAACATTCAGCCATCCCGTAACAAGGCATAAATGCCCCCGAATCGAAGCCGCTTGCTTCCAGAGTTCGGGCAAATTGCCGCAAAGGTTCAGGACGGATGATTTCAGCCCCGATACCAGCCACCCGCCAGCAGGAAAGACTGAATTTATCTGCTTCCGGCAGACGTATTCTTCGGGCACACAACTCGTAACCAAAAGGGGGACCAAAGGATATGGTGCTTTGATTCCGGCTTATAAGACTTAGCCATAAACGTGGCCGCATAGCAAAATCACGGGTATTCAGATAGTCAACTGACATCTGAGAAGCCATCGGCGCCAGAACCATACCCACCAAACCCATGTCATGGTAGAACGGCAACCATGACATACTGCGGTCGTTCTCCTGAACTTTAATCCCTAAACTGATGATGGATGACAGATTGTGCATCACCGCCTTCTGGGTGATGATGACTCCCCGGGGGTACCTGGTACTGCCGGAAGTATATTGAAGGTAAGCAGTTTCATGAGCTTGAGAAGGATTAAGCTCAATATGAGCGGCATCGATTTTATCCAGATCATCAATCTGGCCAGCAAAAAGTAAATCCATCCCTTCCGTTGCTTCCAGGAGAAAAGGAAGAAATCCGGCTGGTGACATGGCAATAGATGCCTGGCAATCATGCAGTAAACGACGAACCTGCTCAACATATGCCTGCCGACCACCCAGAAACATGGTTGCCGGCAAGGGAACCGGAACCAATCCGGCATATTGACAAGCATAGAATATTCGCATGAAATCAGGGTGGGTATCAGCAATAACAGCCACCCTGCCTCCACGGTCAGCCCCGGTTGCCAAAAGCTTTACTGCCAGTTTACGAGCTTCAGTCCTCAATTGAACATATGATAAAACAGTCGCCAAACGACCACGACCATCATAAAAATTATAGCCGGTCCGGCCCGTGGCCGCATAATCCAAAGCTTCAGCTAAACTGAAAAAATCACCATTCCGCAATGGTACGGTATTAGAGGTCGGTGTTATTTCCATATTTTCTTAAACTCCGGCAAGTACAGTCCGCACGGTATCGCTACCTGTCCAATTTGATAGAAGGTCATTTAGCGAAAATCAGCATTAAAGTCAATAATAATTCTAATGCAGGAACAACTCCCGCAACCCAAATATGGCCTTTTCGGCCCGCAAATAAGTACTCTTATCAGAGCCTTGCATAAGTTTCTTCATCGGAACCTTTGCCTGAAGGCAAAGAACCCGTGAAGCACTTAGCTTTGCATAAGTTTCTTCATCGGAACCTTTGCCTGAAGGCAAAGAACCCGTGAAGCACTTAGCTTTGCATAAGTTTCTTCATCGGAACCTTTGCCTGAAGGCAAAGAACCCGTGAAGCACTTAACATTTTCTTGTTAAAAAACAAGAAAATAACCTGTAAGGTACTAATGACATAAACAATATTTGTCTCAATATGGGGACAGAATTAAATTCCGTCCCCATGCGAAGCAAAAGTGCAAACCAGAACAAACAAGCTTACTGCTACATGCACGGCTTCCATAAACATGGGTGGAATCAACCAGGAATTATATACATGCGTTTTAAACAAATCCAACTTTTTCTAATCACCTAGCATATAAAAAATCTATATTCAAGAAAATAGTTTAATATTACAATATGTTAATGTAATCATGGCAAATCAGGCGATGTTACATTACTATGGCAATCCAGTCTTGCACTAATATTCATATTGACAGATAATGATCATTATTGTACCCCTGAACTGACACTACATCAAAAGCCTGCTATGTCAACACACTGATAATTGAGTATTGAATAAAGAATAATACCATATGTCACCCAACTATAATCTGCCACTGGCCATTAAACCGGTAACCGGCCGCTACCTTCAACATCGTTTTATTAAAATACCCTGGGATATCTACCAGGATGATCCCGCCTGGGTCCCACCATTAATCATGGACATAAACCGCCAGCTCGACTCCCGGAACCCCTATTTTTCCCACGCCCGGATTCAATCATGGATAGCCTTTCGCGGAACGCAGGCTGTCGGCAGGATAAGTGCCCAGATTGACCGTCTTCACCTGGATCACCACCATGAGCAGTGCGGTTTTTTTGGCCTGCTGGAGGCGGAAGATCGGCTGGAAACATTTGCCACACTTCTGAACACTGCTCAGACATGGCTGAAAGAACGGGGAATGAAGTCTATTATGGGACCCTTTAATTTATCGATCAACCACGAATGTGGTCTGCTGACAGCGGGGTTTGATACCCCGCCCTACATTATGATGGGCCATGCCAAACCATATTACAGCCACAGAATTATTGCGCAGGGATTTTCCCCGGTCAAGGAACTGCTGGCTTATCAGGTCAAGGCAGATTTCACCCCCCCCCGGGCCATGCTGGCGATAACCAGAAGAGTGAAGCAACACATACAAATAAGGCATCTGAACCGTTCCCGTTTCGATGAAGAAATACAAATCATTGGCGATATTTTCAATGATGCCTGGTCCAATAACTGGGGATTCATTCCGATGACCAAAGCTGAGCTGGAATCCATGGGCAAAGATCTTAAACTACTGGCAAACAAACAATTCATCCAGATTGCCGAGGTGGATGGGAAACCAGCCGCAATGATCGTCGTATTACCGAATATCAATGAAATAATTACTGATTTAAATGGCCACTTATTCCCTTTGGGCTGGATGAAACTTCTATGGCGATTGAAGGTTAAACATCCCAAAACTGCCCGGGTCGCCCTCATGGGGGTCAGGAAACAATACCAACACCAGCTGATCGGAGCCGCTCTCGCCTTTATGGTTATCGATGCAGCCCGCGATTCACTAATAAAAAAAGGGGTTATAGATGTGGAAATGTCCTGGATTCTGGAAGACAACCTGGAAATGCGAAAAATTCTTGAAACTCTCGGCAGCAGGATATCTAAACGTTATTCTATCTACCGAAAAGAAATCTGAATTACCATTGCGAACTTTGCTCAAGGCTTAAAAATGAATATTTTTTGCGCGAAAAGGAAAAACATAGATGGCCGGACAAACCAGTAATTTTACCGCTCTTATTCTTGCCGCCGATCGATCATCAGGCGACCCGGTGGCCGAAGCAACCGGCGCCCCATGCAAATCACTGTCACCGGTAGGTGGCATTCCCATGGTTATACGCGTTATTGAAGCCCTGGAAGCTTCCAATGAGGTAGATTCCTGTATCCTCTGTGGCCCCTCCAGAGAGATAATCAACCAGTCACCTGCACTCAGCCAGGCTTTGTCTAGAAACAGTATCCGCTGGATAGCACACCGGGAGACACCAAGCACCAGCACCTATGAGGCATTACAACACATTGATCAGGGGAAACCAGTCCTGGTAACAACTGCCGATCACGCGTTACTGACACCGCAGATTGTTGATTATTTCTGCTCCCAGGCGCGAAATACCGATAATGATTTAGCTGTTGGCCTGGCATCCTATGAAATGCTCAGTGAAGCTTTTCCAAACTGCCGGCGTACGGTCACCAAGCTTAAAGACGGCAGTTTCTGCTCCTGCAACCTGTTTGCCTTCCTGACCCCGAAAAGTTATTCCGCGGCCAATTTCTGGCGCCAGGTTGAACAACAGCGAAAAAAACCTTTACGCATTGTCAGTGTCTGCGGTTGGATAACTGTAC
This Pseudomonadota bacterium DNA region includes the following protein-coding sequences:
- a CDS encoding N-acetyltransferase translates to MSPNYNLPLAIKPVTGRYLQHRFIKIPWDIYQDDPAWVPPLIMDINRQLDSRNPYFSHARIQSWIAFRGTQAVGRISAQIDRLHLDHHHEQCGFFGLLEAEDRLETFATLLNTAQTWLKERGMKSIMGPFNLSINHECGLLTAGFDTPPYIMMGHAKPYYSHRIIAQGFSPVKELLAYQVKADFTPPRAMLAITRRVKQHIQIRHLNRSRFDEEIQIIGDIFNDAWSNNWGFIPMTKAELESMGKDLKLLANKQFIQIAEVDGKPAAMIVVLPNINEIITDLNGHLFPLGWMKLLWRLKVKHPKTARVALMGVRKQYQHQLIGAALAFMVIDAARDSLIKKGVIDVEMSWILEDNLEMRKILETLGSRISKRYSIYRKEI
- a CDS encoding nucleotidyltransferase family protein, whose protein sequence is MAGQTSNFTALILAADRSSGDPVAEATGAPCKSLSPVGGIPMVIRVIEALEASNEVDSCILCGPSREIINQSPALSQALSRNSIRWIAHRETPSTSTYEALQHIDQGKPVLVTTADHALLTPQIVDYFCSQARNTDNDLAVGLASYEMLSEAFPNCRRTVTKLKDGSFCSCNLFAFLTPKSYSAANFWRQVEQQRKKPLRIVSVCGWITVLRFLLGQLTIKEGLRRISRRMGLKAGAIMMIQPEAAVDVDTVEDLALANKIIADRNNDYSGS
- a CDS encoding SDR family NAD(P)-dependent oxidoreductase, whose product is MTERNGVIAITGVTGFIGSAVARRLTLAGWRVRGLARSSSQARMRLSTLDKLEIIEGTLEDFSSLRQLVRGSRVVIHCAGAVRGAHAKHFNRVNAEGVTSLVRVTREMAEKPSFLLLSSLAAREPQLSAYAASKKEGERQLALVAGEMPWIALRPPAVYGPGDREMLPLFRLMEKGVALLAGERQARFSMLYVDDLAAAIQSFLEQPEWSQTIYELHDGQPGGYSWDEVVVLFSRLRAKKLIKLHLPLSLLSLSANMNQFISRLTGKQPMLTPGKICELLHPDWVCDNQAIIAQTGWQPKVSLGEGLQRTMKW
- a CDS encoding fatty acyl-AMP ligase, with product MEITPTSNTVPLRNGDFFSLAEALDYAATGRTGYNFYDGRGRLATVLSYVQLRTEARKLAVKLLATGADRGGRVAVIADTHPDFMRIFYACQYAGLVPVPLPATMFLGGRQAYVEQVRRLLHDCQASIAMSPAGFLPFLLEATEGMDLLFAGQIDDLDKIDAAHIELNPSQAHETAYLQYTSGSTRYPRGVIITQKAVMHNLSSIISLGIKVQENDRSMSWLPFYHDMGLVGMVLAPMASQMSVDYLNTRDFAMRPRLWLSLISRNQSTISFGPPFGYELCARRIRLPEADKFSLSCWRVAGIGAEIIRPEPLRQFARTLEASGFDSGAFMPCYGMAECSLAVSFVPLGRGLIVDEVNGNDFTDQSREFLPIDKNSVEDRQQTNRFVVCGNPLPGYEVEIRDNDGNVLPERHCGTLFVRGGSVMEGYFGKEDETQEVLSADGWLNTGDMAYLLNGSLVVTGRQKDLIIINGRNIWPQDLEFFAEQQPEVRTGDASAFSISGHDGAEKAVLVVQCRELDKDVYSDLAHRLHGLLKRELGIECLLELVPRNTLPRTTSGKLSRSGARSGFMVRHAGSKASLAETLYSFPEISAQAI